From Topomyia yanbarensis strain Yona2022 chromosome 1, ASM3024719v1, whole genome shotgun sequence, one genomic window encodes:
- the LOC131696375 gene encoding uncharacterized protein LOC131696375 produces MSESETPRRSSSTVQRRNILDALTGSLGREEGGVDRIPTVAQQKAAQQALISKRIMAQNLEILVDRQELLTDKLLRMRETLQEENISVHLLKLHVETLRRTADEFEKVYSEMVSLVTKEQRDALRLEYANFETIHNDVYVTLQTQIDQVQQQLKVQELQHVPVSLPSSQAQIAPVYVQSPAPHLQAPFPTFNGTLDNWYSFKSLFQSIMAKYTNESDAMKILHLRNSLTGEAKDKIDQEVVNNSDYATAWKILEDAYEDKRLIMDTHIDAILDCPKITRDNRGKSLSMLVELCGKHTDALNGHGYPVEGLAELILVNVLYKKLDKETQEQWETKLGSGELPEFDEFIDFLRERGRVLQRTNRSQQPAAHQAAPNKRQPMNQKSHVPSNSFVQVAKEICLCCKAEHSIYRCAKFQAMPLHERKAFVAKAVLCFNCLKAKHRVSKCPSEQGCKTQGCGRRHHSMLHSNDTLGVASPDKHANNEEHEAESDLQSEKQPKVPEQRNSATTLCANIGGARQQVVLSTAQVLVTGKGNSVVKCRALLDSGSDSNIISEKLAEKLQLRMVLVDFPISGLNNIETRVKYQLASKFRSCTNSFTSAMLDFLVVPRVTSNLPVAEIDAQLWPIPSGLRFADPKFHSPGEIDMIIGNEVFFDLIKKGRLKFGVDGVTLAETELGIPANRHEEMLNQTMAKFWELENVHPEKTTTTAENVVENHFKTTHYRDDSGRYVVRLPFNGMECQLGDSYDAARRRLNKLMIQLAKNPVKRDEYYNFMSEYLALGHMSEAIQCTDGGGYYIPHHAVYKASSSTTKTRVVFDASAKTTTGLSLNDTLLVGPTVQNDIVSIILRFCIHPVVLTADISKMYRQVRLHKDDCKFQQILWWDNNGQLKVYELQTVTYGIASSPHHATRVLIQLATDEGEEFELGRKAITEESYIDDFLTGGSSIEEVIRIYSELSELLRRGGFEVHKFCSNSIDVLKAIPKELQEKQVSFDESGINNSIKTLGLIWNPQDDYFMFRVAPEDCGVVPTKRKVLSEIGQLFDPLGFLGPIIVYAKLVMQDIWRLGLDWDQELPGDLMRKWNLFRQQLLAVNQMRKSRCVTQAQAITLELHGFSDASKRA; encoded by the exons ATGAGTGAAAGTGAAACACCCCGTAGATCGTCGAGCACAGTTCAACGAAGAAACATTCTCGACGCGCTCACAGGATCACTCGGGAGGGAAGAAGGCGGAGTGGATCGTATCCCGACCGTTGCCCAGCAGAAGGCCGCACAGCAGGCATTAATTTCAAAGCGCATTATGGCGCAGAATTTAGAGATTCTTGTCGACCGGCAGGAGCTGCTAACAGACAAGTTGCTACGAATGCGTGAAACGTTGCAGGAGGAAAATATCAGCGTTCATCTATTAAAGCTTCACGTAGAAACACTGCGCCGAACAGCGGATGAATTTGAAAAGGTTTACTCCGAAATGGTCTCTCTGGTAACTAAAGAACAACGCGATGCTTTGAGACTTGAATATGCCAACTTCGAAACGATTCATAACGATGTGTACGTGACGCTGCAGACGCAAATCGACCAAGTACAGCAGCAATTAAAAGTGCAAGAGCTTCAGCATGTTCCGGTTTCGCTGCCTTCCTCACAGGCACAGATAGCTCCAGTATATGTGCAGAGTCCAGCTCCTCACCTCCAAGCTCCATTTCCAACTTTTAACGGTACTCTCGATAACTGGTACAGCTTCAAAAGCTTATTCCAGAGTATCATGGCTAAGTACACAAACGaaagtgatgctatgaaaattctGCATCTACGAAACTCGCTCACTGGTGAAGCAAAAGATAAAATAGATCAAGAAGTGGTTAACAACAGCGATTATGCCACCGCGTGGAAGATCCTGGAAGATGCCTATGAAGACAAGCGTCTAATTATGGACACCCATATCGACGCTATCTTGGACTGTCCGAAAATCACTCGAGATAATCGTGGCAAGTCGCTTTCAATGCTAGTTGAGCTTTGCGGTAAACATACCGATGCCTTGAACGGCCATGGATACCCCGTCGAAGGATTGGCAGAACTCATACTGGTAAACGTGCTGTACAAAAAACTCGACAAAGAGACACAGGAGCAGTGGGAAACAAAGTTGGGTAGTGGCGAGCTCCCTGAATTTGATGAATTCATCGATTTCTTGCGCGAGCGAGGTCGTGTACTGCAGCGGACGAATCGGTCCCAGCAGCCAGCGGCACATCAGGCAGCCCCTAATAAGCGACAACCAATGAATCAGAAGTCACACGTACCTTCCAACTCGTTTGTACAAGTAGCAAAGGAGATATGCCTATGTTGCAAAGCAGAGCACTCGATCTATCGCTGTGCCAAGTTTCAAGCTATGCCCCTGCATGAACGAAAAGCTTTTGTGGCCAAGGCAGTCCTGTGTTTCAATTGCTTGAAGGCCAAACATCGAGTCAGCAAATGTCCGTCAGAGCAAGGTTGTAAAACGCAAGGTTGCGGTCGCAGGCACCACAGCATGCTTCACAGCAATGACACTCTCGGTGTGGCAAGTCCAGACAAGCACGCAAACAACGAAGAACATGAAGCAGAATCCGATTTACAATCTGAGAAGCAGCCGAAGGTTCCTGAACAGCGAAACAGTGCTACAACTCTTTGTGCTAACATTGGTGGTGCCAGACAGCAAGTCGTTTTATCGACGGCCCAAGTATTGGTTACTGGAAAAGGCAATTCGGTCGTGAAGTGTCGTGCTCTATTGGATTCTGGATCCGACAGTAACATTATAAGTGAGAAATTAGCAGAAAAGCTGCAATTGAGGATGGTTCTGGTAGACTTTCCTATCAGCGGCTTGAACAACATCGAAACACGAGTCAAGTATCAATTAGCATCAAAGTTCCGGTCCTGCACCAATTCGTTTACCTCGGCCATGCTTGATTTTCTGGTCGTTCCACGAGTAACCTCAAATCTTCCAGTTGCTGAGATTGATGCCCAATTGTGGCCGATTCCATCCGGCCTGCGGTTCGCTGATCCTAAGTTCCATTCGCCAGGTGAAATAGACATGATCATCGGAAATGAGGTATTTTTTGACCTAATAAAAAAGGGTCGATTGAAGTTCGGCGTCGACGGTGTTACGTTAGCAGAAACGGAACTAG GTATACCAGCTAACCGCCATGAAGAGATGCTCAATCAAACGATGGCGAAGTTTTGGGAATTGGAAAACGTTCACCCAGAGAAAACTACGACAACAGCTGAAAATGTGGTTGAGAATCATTTCAAAACCACACACTACCGTGACGACTCCGGTCGATATGTAGTGCGACTGCCATTCAATGGCATGGAATGTCAACTTGGTGATTCTTACGATGCTGCTCGAAGACGCCTCAATAAGCTAATGATTCAACTAGCAAAAAACCCAGTCAAACGTGATGAGTACTACAATTTTATGTCCGAGTATTTAGCCTTAGGTCATATGTCGGAGGCTATTCAGTGCACGGATGGTGGTGGCTACTACATTCCCCACCATGCCGTGTATAAGGCGTCGAGTTCGACTACAAAAACAAGAGTGGTTTTCGATGCGTCGGCAAAAACCACCACTGGTCTATCCCTCAATGACACGCTATTGGTTGGGCCTACGGTGCAAAATGACATCGTCTCGATCATACTCCGATTCTGCATCCACCCGGTGGTGCTAACTGCCGACATTTCAAAAATGTACCGGCAAGTAAGGCTACATAAGGATGATTGCAAATTTCAACAAATTCTATGGTGGGATAATAACGGGCAGCTAAAAGTGTACGAACTGCAAACAGTCACATATGGCATTGCTAGCTCACCTCATCATGCGACGAGAGTATTAATTCAACTGGCCACTGACGAAGGTGAAGAATTTGAGCTAGGAAGAAAGGCTATTACGGAAGAGAGTTACATCGACGATTTCTTGACTGGTGGCTCGTCGATTGAAGAAGTCATTCGTATCTATTCGGAATTATCAGAGCTGCTACGTCGTGGTGGCTTTGAAGTGCATAAGTTTTGTTCAAACAGCATTGACGTGTTGAAAGCCATTCCTAAGGAACTACAAGAGAAACAAGTCAGCTTTGATGAATCTGGTATAAACAACAGTATCAAGACGTTGGGGTTGATCTGGAACCCCCAGGATGATTACTTTATGTTCCGTGTGGCTCCAGAGGATTGCGGAGTGGTGCCGACTAAGCGCAAGGTGTTATCGGAAATCGGACAGCTTTTCGACCCGCTCGGTTTCTTGGGTCCGATTATTGTATATGCCAAATTAGTAATGCAGGACATTTGGCGCCTTGGTCTTGATTGGGATCAAGAGCTGCCAGGGGACCTAATGAGAAAATGGAATTTATTTCGACAGCAACTTTTGGCTGTGAATCAAATGCGTAAATCTCGTTGTGTGACACAAGCTCAAGCGATTACTCTGGAGCTGCATGGTTTCTCGGACGCCTCCAAGCGCGCCTAG
- the LOC131696376 gene encoding uncharacterized protein LOC131696376: MIPEIKSAVVLTVVSSSQPIVLNRLSNYKKIKRAWVYVHRYIVYKVHKIHKIGEITADEVRRAERSILLLVQREAYSDVLKALKTNSAQHTSYRNLALFVGDDGLIRVGGRLKYSAIPYDGKHQVLLPQKHHITETIVRDLHQEHFHVGQNGLLAIVREKYWPVHVKQLIKKVVSACQVCARQHPKPGVQYMGNLPGVRVNPSQPFSKVGIDYAGPFMIKLGGRSTKLYKGYVVVFVCLVVKTIHFELVSSLSTDNFIAALQRFSSRRGLPSDIYSDNATTFVGANHELAALKQLFEDQQHDLKVKEFCSTKGIRWHFIPPQKPTLWWNLGSGCEIYEIPSQEGCR, translated from the coding sequence ATGATCCCTGAAATCAAATCAGCTGTAGTGTTAACGGTAGTAAGTTCGAGCCAACCGATAGTGCTCAATAGACTAAGCAATTATAAAAAGATCAAACGAGCATGGGTGTACGTTCATCGGTACATCGTTTATAAGGTgcataaaatacataaaattggTGAGATTACAGCCGATGAAGTCAGACGGGCAGAGAGGTCAATTTTATTGCTTGTTCAACGTGAAGCATATAGTGACGTTCTGAAGGCATTAAAAACAAATTCTGCCCAGCATACATCGTATCGAAATCTGGCGCTGTTTGTTGGTGATGATGGTCTAATCAGAGTCGGTGGTCGCTTGAAATATTCAGCTATTCCGTACGATGGTAAACATCAAGTGCTGTTGCCACAAAAACATCACATCACAGAAACGATTGTGCGAGATTTGCATCAGGAGCACTTCCACGTTGGTCAAAATGGACTATTAGCTATCGTTCGTGAGAAGTATTGGCCGGTCCATGTAAAGCAGCTGATTAAGAAGGTTGTTTCAGCATGTCAGGTGTGTGCTCGACAGCATCCGAAACCGGGTGTACAATACATGGGCAATCTTCCAGGAGTTCGAGTGAATCCATCGCAACCTTTCTCTAAGGTTGGAATAGACTACGCTGGTCCGTTTATGATTAAGCTCGGAGGCCGAAGTACGAAGCTATACAAGGGATACGTTGTCGTGTTTGTTTGCTTGGTAGTAAAGACTATACACTTCGAGTTGGTCTCAAGTTTGTCGACGGATAATTTTATAGCAGCTCTGCAACGTTTTTCCAGCCGTCGTGGACTGCCGAGTGATATATACAGTGACAATGCAACTACCTTTGTTGGTGCAAACCATGAACTAGCAGCGCTCAAACAACTTTTCGAAGACCAGCAGCATGATCTAAAGGTAAAGGAATTCTGTAGTACTAAGGGCATCCGCTGGCATTTCATTCCCCCCCAGAAGCCCACACTTTGGTGGAATCTGGGAAGCGGGTGTGAAATCTATGAAATACCATCTCAAGAGGGTTGTAGGTGA